From a region of the Acanthochromis polyacanthus isolate Apoly-LR-REF ecotype Palm Island chromosome 3, KAUST_Apoly_ChrSc, whole genome shotgun sequence genome:
- the cant1b gene encoding soluble calcium-activated nucleotidase 1b isoform X4: protein MTSFGITVRGLPLALASMTQAATSDSRFHPKWRAITVATLLALVLMLYLHRTVGDRDTPTKGYYRNRVHSFQVHSEGEEDAFRNANREAAQSLALRHKQEKPYNDTYPLSPPEKTLHGIRYRIGVIADLDTASRSSKDQTWFSYMKRGYLTVSDSADRLEVEWDAETVTLESHLAEKGRGMELSELVAFNGHLYSVDDRTGVVYRIEGSQAVPWVILPDGDGSVSKGFKAEWLAVKDEQLFVGGLGKEWTTSSGEVVNNNPEWVKIVGYNGDVEHENWVPHYNALRSAAGIQPPGYLIHESAAWSERLQRWFFLPRRASHKHYDETADERRATNLLLSCPADFSHITVGHVGPLNPTHGFSSFKFVPDTDDQIILALKSEEDAGRIATYIIAFTLDGRVLMPETKIGDVKYEGLEFI from the exons ATGACCTCCTTTGGTATCACCGTCCGAGGCCTCCCCCTGGCCTTGGCATCCATGACTCAAGCCGCCACCTCTGACTCGCGCTTCCACCCAAAATGGCGGGCGATCACCGTGGCGACGCTGCTCGCTTTGGTGCTAATGTTGTATCTGCACCGGACAGTGGGGGACAGAGACACTCCAACCAAAGGTTACTACCGCAACAGGGTTCACAGTTTTCAAGTGCACAGTGAGGGCGAGGAGGACGCCTTCAGGAACGCTAACAGAGAAGCTGCACAAAGCCTCGCTCTCCGCCACAAACAGGAAAAACCTTACAATGACACGTACCCGCTGAGTCCACCTGAGAAGACACTGCATGGCATCCGCTACCGTATAGGCGTCATTGCAGACCTGGACACAGCATCGAGGAGCTCCAAGGATCAGACGTGGTTCAGCTACATGAAAAGAGGATACCTGACTGTTTCAGATAGCGCTGACAGACTGGAGGTGGAATGGGACGCTGAGACCGTCACCCTGGAGAGTCATCTGGCAGAGAAAGGACGAG GTATGGAGCTGTCCGAGCTGGTGGCCTTCAACGGTCACCTGTACAGCGTGGACGACCGTACAGGTGTGGTGTACAGGATCGAGGGAAGCCAGGCCGTCCCCTGGGTTATACTGCCTGATGGTGATGGCTCTGTCTCCAAAG GGTTCAAGGCAGAGTGGCTGGCAGTGAAGGATGAGCAGCTGTTTGTGGGCGGTCTGGGGAAAGAGTGGACCACCTCCTCTGGGGAAGTGGTCAACAACAATCCAGAGTGGGTGAAAATTGTTGGCTACAATGGTGACGTGGAGCATGAAAACTGGGTGCCTCACTACAACGCCCTACGGAGCGCAGCAGGGATCCAACCACCAG GCTACCTTATCCATGAATCAGCGGCTTGGAGCGAGCGTCTCCAGCGCTGGTTCTTCCTCCCTCGCCGTGCCAGTCACAAGCACTACGATGAGACTGCAGACGAGCGTCGAGCCACCAACCTCTTGCTGTCCTGCCCCGCCGACTTCAGCCACATAACCGTAGGGCATGTCGGGCCGCTCAACCCAACTCACGGTTTCTCCTCGTTTAAATTTGTTCCCGACACGGACGATCAGATCATCCTGGCCTTAAAATCAGAGGAGGACGCCGGCCGGATCGCCACCTACATCATAGCATTTACACTAGACGGCCGAGTGCTGATGCCCGAGACAAAGATAGGAGATGTGAAGTACGAAGGGCTGGAGTTTATCTGA
- the cant1b gene encoding soluble calcium-activated nucleotidase 1b isoform X2, with the protein MRAKENSMMVAACSGEKRRRTGHRSDLSQPTSDKKDEDGTSMTSFGITVRGLPLALASMTQAATSDSRFHPKWRAITVATLLALVLMLYLHRTVGDRDTPTKGYYRNRVHSFQVHSEGEEDAFRNANREAAQSLALRHKQEKPYNDTYPLSPPEKTLHGIRYRIGVIADLDTASRSSKDQTWFSYMKRGYLTVSDSADRLEVEWDAETVTLESHLAEKGRGMELSELVAFNGHLYSVDDRTGVVYRIEGSQAVPWVILPDGDGSVSKGFKAEWLAVKDEQLFVGGLGKEWTTSSGEVVNNNPEWVKIVGYNGDVEHENWVPHYNALRSAAGIQPPGYLIHESAAWSERLQRWFFLPRRASHKHYDETADERRATNLLLSCPADFSHITVGHVGPLNPTHGFSSFKFVPDTDDQIILALKSEEDAGRIATYIIAFTLDGRVLMPETKIGDVKYEGLEFI; encoded by the exons ATGCGTGCGAAGGAGAACAGCATGATGGTTGCAGCGTGTTCTGGGGAGAAGAGGCGAAGGACGG GCCATAGGAGTGATCTCTCTCAGCCCACATCTGACAAAAAAGATGAAGACGGTACTTCCATGACCTCCTTTGGTATCACCGTCCGAGGCCTCCCCCTGGCCTTGGCATCCATGACTCAAGCCGCCACCTCTGACTCGCGCTTCCACCCAAAATGGCGGGCGATCACCGTGGCGACGCTGCTCGCTTTGGTGCTAATGTTGTATCTGCACCGGACAGTGGGGGACAGAGACACTCCAACCAAAGGTTACTACCGCAACAGGGTTCACAGTTTTCAAGTGCACAGTGAGGGCGAGGAGGACGCCTTCAGGAACGCTAACAGAGAAGCTGCACAAAGCCTCGCTCTCCGCCACAAACAGGAAAAACCTTACAATGACACGTACCCGCTGAGTCCACCTGAGAAGACACTGCATGGCATCCGCTACCGTATAGGCGTCATTGCAGACCTGGACACAGCATCGAGGAGCTCCAAGGATCAGACGTGGTTCAGCTACATGAAAAGAGGATACCTGACTGTTTCAGATAGCGCTGACAGACTGGAGGTGGAATGGGACGCTGAGACCGTCACCCTGGAGAGTCATCTGGCAGAGAAAGGACGAG GTATGGAGCTGTCCGAGCTGGTGGCCTTCAACGGTCACCTGTACAGCGTGGACGACCGTACAGGTGTGGTGTACAGGATCGAGGGAAGCCAGGCCGTCCCCTGGGTTATACTGCCTGATGGTGATGGCTCTGTCTCCAAAG GGTTCAAGGCAGAGTGGCTGGCAGTGAAGGATGAGCAGCTGTTTGTGGGCGGTCTGGGGAAAGAGTGGACCACCTCCTCTGGGGAAGTGGTCAACAACAATCCAGAGTGGGTGAAAATTGTTGGCTACAATGGTGACGTGGAGCATGAAAACTGGGTGCCTCACTACAACGCCCTACGGAGCGCAGCAGGGATCCAACCACCAG GCTACCTTATCCATGAATCAGCGGCTTGGAGCGAGCGTCTCCAGCGCTGGTTCTTCCTCCCTCGCCGTGCCAGTCACAAGCACTACGATGAGACTGCAGACGAGCGTCGAGCCACCAACCTCTTGCTGTCCTGCCCCGCCGACTTCAGCCACATAACCGTAGGGCATGTCGGGCCGCTCAACCCAACTCACGGTTTCTCCTCGTTTAAATTTGTTCCCGACACGGACGATCAGATCATCCTGGCCTTAAAATCAGAGGAGGACGCCGGCCGGATCGCCACCTACATCATAGCATTTACACTAGACGGCCGAGTGCTGATGCCCGAGACAAAGATAGGAGATGTGAAGTACGAAGGGCTGGAGTTTATCTGA
- the cant1b gene encoding soluble calcium-activated nucleotidase 1b isoform X3, whose translation MRAKENSMMVAACSGEKRRRTGHRSDLSQPTSDKKDEDGTSMTSFGITVRGLPLALASMTQAATSDSRFHPKWRAITVATLLALVLMLYLHRTVGDRDTPTKGYYRNRVHSFQVHSEGEEDAFRNANREAAQSLALRHKQEKPYNDTYPLSPPEKTLHGIRYRIGVIADLDTASRSSKDQTWFSYMKRGYLTVSDSADRLEVEWDAETVTLESHLAEKGRGMELSELVAFNGHLYSVDDRTGVVYRIEGSQAVPWVILPDGDGSVSKGFKAEWLAVKDEQLFVGGLGKEWTTSSGEVVNNNPEWVKIVGYNGDVEHENWVPHYNALRSAAGIQPPGYLIHESAAWSERLQRWFFLPRRASHKHYDETADERRATNLLLSCPADFSHITVGHVGPLNPTHGFSSFKFVPDTDDQIILALKSEEDAGRIATYIIAFTLDGRVLMPETKIGDVKYEGLEFI comes from the exons GCCATAGGAGTGATCTCTCTCAGCCCACATCTGACAAAAAAGATGAAGACGGTACTTCCATGACCTCCTTTGGTATCACCGTCCGAGGCCTCCCCCTGGCCTTGGCATCCATGACTCAAGCCGCCACCTCTGACTCGCGCTTCCACCCAAAATGGCGGGCGATCACCGTGGCGACGCTGCTCGCTTTGGTGCTAATGTTGTATCTGCACCGGACAGTGGGGGACAGAGACACTCCAACCAAAGGTTACTACCGCAACAGGGTTCACAGTTTTCAAGTGCACAGTGAGGGCGAGGAGGACGCCTTCAGGAACGCTAACAGAGAAGCTGCACAAAGCCTCGCTCTCCGCCACAAACAGGAAAAACCTTACAATGACACGTACCCGCTGAGTCCACCTGAGAAGACACTGCATGGCATCCGCTACCGTATAGGCGTCATTGCAGACCTGGACACAGCATCGAGGAGCTCCAAGGATCAGACGTGGTTCAGCTACATGAAAAGAGGATACCTGACTGTTTCAGATAGCGCTGACAGACTGGAGGTGGAATGGGACGCTGAGACCGTCACCCTGGAGAGTCATCTGGCAGAGAAAGGACGAG GTATGGAGCTGTCCGAGCTGGTGGCCTTCAACGGTCACCTGTACAGCGTGGACGACCGTACAGGTGTGGTGTACAGGATCGAGGGAAGCCAGGCCGTCCCCTGGGTTATACTGCCTGATGGTGATGGCTCTGTCTCCAAAG GGTTCAAGGCAGAGTGGCTGGCAGTGAAGGATGAGCAGCTGTTTGTGGGCGGTCTGGGGAAAGAGTGGACCACCTCCTCTGGGGAAGTGGTCAACAACAATCCAGAGTGGGTGAAAATTGTTGGCTACAATGGTGACGTGGAGCATGAAAACTGGGTGCCTCACTACAACGCCCTACGGAGCGCAGCAGGGATCCAACCACCAG GCTACCTTATCCATGAATCAGCGGCTTGGAGCGAGCGTCTCCAGCGCTGGTTCTTCCTCCCTCGCCGTGCCAGTCACAAGCACTACGATGAGACTGCAGACGAGCGTCGAGCCACCAACCTCTTGCTGTCCTGCCCCGCCGACTTCAGCCACATAACCGTAGGGCATGTCGGGCCGCTCAACCCAACTCACGGTTTCTCCTCGTTTAAATTTGTTCCCGACACGGACGATCAGATCATCCTGGCCTTAAAATCAGAGGAGGACGCCGGCCGGATCGCCACCTACATCATAGCATTTACACTAGACGGCCGAGTGCTGATGCCCGAGACAAAGATAGGAGATGTGAAGTACGAAGGGCTGGAGTTTATCTGA
- the ogal gene encoding protein O-GlcNAcase isoform X1: MSKPKSGAGRFICGVVEGFYGRPWTMEQRTELFKREQKWGLNSYLYAPKDDYKHRMYWRDLYSAEEAEQLIALISAAKQHNVDFIYAISPGLDITFSNPKEVAALKRKLDQVKEFGCSSFSLLFDDIEREMCAADKQAFSSFAHAQVAITNDLYQHLGKPESFLFCPTDYCSSQCTPTVSLSPYLNTVGENLLPGIDILWTGPKVVSHKISVESIEEVSAVLRRPPVIWDNIHANDYDPQRLLLGPYKDRPTELIPKLRGVLTNPNCEFHPNFVAIHTLATWCKAPADGGVRDVEMGDEEQDPCYSPQKALMLALTDWLQEFMSTDQPGGPRPPARLKKESSDEEPMQTDVAESSYVPSPDENPLYTAEPLTLDDLRLLSELFYLPYEHGATARTMLQELDWLKNHSQAATAETEQSAEWRSRAQKFDSMCEAVVQMFNRLSNAPNRSILYDLYNYICDIKSGVDMARFYVKTLGGQGQPSAQVMQDDPEPWRFRGALSGEFQRMLPCHGNRDLFRQPLMTAVYCIRPYCPEDKTEVQKIFREMQKGGDATSSPGAQPPLISDSLSAGELSPSPECALVVEDDFGVCGYALALTDVKPAAAKVQRAVSESLLKEFPSLVVVQVRPGVTDPSPAKHMIRRLLSSIRSSGSKGVFCELRHGDRRMINFYSKLGSFKQIEMDCLPQDVLVMAASL, encoded by the exons AGAACTGAGCTGTTTAAAAG GGAGCAGAAGTGGGGTTTGAACTCGTACCTGTACGCCCCCAAAGACGACTACAAACACAGGATGTACTGGAGAGACCTGTACTCTGCTGAGGAGGCAG AACAACTGATCGCCCTCATATCAGCAGCTAAACAGCACAACGTCGACTTCATCTATGCGATCTCTCCCGGCCTGGACATTACTTTCTCCAACCCCAAAGAAGTCGCTGCTCTGAAGAGGAAACTGGATCAG GTGAAGGAGTTCGGCTGTAGCTCCTTCTCTTTGCTGTTTGACGACATCGAGAGGGAGATGTGTGCGGCCGACAAGCAGGCGTTCAGCTCCTTTGCCCACGCTCAGGTGGCCATCACTAATGATCTGTACCAGCACCTGGGGAAACCTGAGAGCTTCCTCTTCTGTCCCACAG ATTACTGCTCTTCCCAGTGTACTCCCACCGTCTCCCTGTCCCCATATCTGAACACTGTGGGAGAGAACCTCCTGCCTGGCATCGACATTCTGTGGACTG GTCCAAAAGTGGTCTCCCACAAAATCTCGGTTGAATCCATAGAGGAGGTGTCTGCAGTCCTGAGGAGGCCACCAGTCATCTGGGACAATATTCACGCCAACGATTACGATCCCCAAAGGCTCTTACTTGGACCCTACAAg GATCGACCCACTGAGCTGATTCCCAAGCTGAGAGGAGTTCTCACAAATCCCAACTGTGAGTTCCACCCAAACTTTGTGGCCATTCACACTTTGGCAACGTGGTGTAAAGCCCCTGCTGATGGAGGAGTGAGAGATGTGGAGATGG GTGATGAGGAGCAGGACCCCTGCTACAGCCCCCAGAAGGCCCTGATGCTGGCCCTCACTGACTGGCTGCAGGAGTTCATGAGCACCGATCAGCCAGGAG GCCCTCGACCTCCAGCTCGCCTCAAGAAGGAGTCGTCAGATGAGGAGCCCATGCAGACAGACGTGGCTGAGAGCTCCTATGTTCCCAGTCCTGACGAGAACCCGCTGTACACCGCCGAGCCTCTGACACTGGACGACCTGAGGCTGCTGTCAGAACTCTTCTATCTGCCCTACGAACACGGAGCCACAGCCAGAACCATGCTGCAAGAGCTGGACTGGCTCAAAAACCACAGCCAGGCTGCCACAGCAGAGACAGAGCAG TCAGCAGAGTGGCGTTCAAGAGCGCAGAAGTTTGACAGCATGTGCGAGGCGGTGGTGCAGATGTTCAACCGGCTGTCAAACGCCCCGAACCGCAGCATCCTGTATGATCTGTACAACTACATCTGCGACATCAAGAGTGGAGTTGATATGGCTCGATTCTACGTGAAGACACTCG GAGGACAGGGTCAACCCTCGGCCCAGGTGATGCAGGATGACCCTGAACCCTGGCGCTTCAGAGGAGCACTCTCTGGAGAGTTCCAG AGAATGCTGCCGTGTCATGGAAACAGGGACCTGTTCAGACAACCTCTCATGACAGCAGTTTACTGCATACGACCCTACTGCCCTGAAGACAAG ACGGAAGTGCAGAAGATATTCAGGGAGATGCAGAAAGGAGGAGATGCCACATCCTCCCCAGGGGCACAACCTCCACTCATCAGCGACAG CCTGTCAGCCGGTGAGTTATCCCCTTCCCCTGAGTGTGCTCTTGTGGTGGAGGATGACTTTGGCGTGTGTGGTTACGCTCTGGCCCTCACGGATGTCAAACCAGCTGCAGCTAAAGTCCAG AGGGCGGTAAGTGAGTCGCTGTTGAAGGAATTCCCCTCCCTGGTCGTTGTACAAGTGCGGCCCGGGGTCACTGATCCGTCTCCAGCCAAACATATGATTCGTCGACTGTTGTCGTCCATCAGGAGCAGCG GGTCCAAAGGAGTGTTTTGTGAGCTGCGGCACGGCGATCGGAGGATGATCAACTTTTACTCTAAACTTGGCTCCTTCAAACAGATAGAAATGGACTGTCTACCTCAGGACGTCCTCGTCATGGCAGCAAGCCTGTAA